In bacterium, the sequence AGAATTAAGTTAAAAAAACTTTATCCTAATAAATTAAATTAACAATGCACTAGTGCCTTTAGCTTGAACTTTCTTTTCATCTGCCAACAATAATAATGAAAGGCTCTCACCTTTTTTTACTGAAGCGGGCATAGAATACTCCCTAAATTGTTCTGCTTCTTTAAGAATTTGTTTATTTCCGATTACTAATTTTAATTTACCTATAGTTGTTTCATACAATAAGCCACATACGCCCAAAGGAATAAATATTGGAGAAGCTAAAATAAAAGGCGGAACTAAAAATAATATTATAATAAGCTCATACTCTCCTTCTTTACTGCCATGTAATTGTTTCCTGTTTTCTATTCTAAGCCTAGCAGCTGCTTTCCAGTTTTCAATATTATCAATGGAAATTATTTCTATATCATTCTCTGAATTATTTTGAATTTTGTATAAATTTGCTTTGTATCCTTGCATTAAGTCACTTTTTAATTCGATATTTTTTTGAGAAAAAATCAATTTTGAACATAAATCATAGTTGGACGAATTACTATCACAAACAATAATATTTTTATCTGGGGTGACTTCATTAGCTGTTGCATTATTTACAGCCTGGGCTAAAATCGGCAAATTAACCGCAAAAAATATTAAAACCGAAAGAATAATAGTAAAAAATTTTTTCATACTCGAACCCTCAACTCGCTCTCTAAGACTGACATCCAACTGTTGCACTCGCTCATAAACCTTTCACGGGAATTGATATAAAGATCTTCCGCGTGAAAATCATCTTCAAAAATAGACAGTGCTTTTTTCTCACAAGATTTATTATACAACTCTTGTGAATGCCATGGATAGATAGTCGGGTCTTTTGCGCCGGAAATAAATAACACTGGCGCAGAAACAATTTCCTGAACGACATCTAAAGGGTTTACTTTATTTAATAATATATTACCTGGGCGTACAGACAGACTTCTGAACAGCTCAAACTTTTCAATAGTCGGGATAACAGCTTCTTTTTTGAAAAATCGGCTTTCAATTTTGTCAAAACTTACAGGCGAGCTTACTGCAATAAGCGAGTCGATGTCATTGTATTTTGCCGTATGAATTATAGAAATCGCCGCCCCTAAAGAAAATCCGATTAAACCGATTTTTGAATATCTTTGTTTTGCATAATTTACGACTGTTTTTAAATCTTCCGGCTCTTTTGCCGAAAAAGTATAAAGCCCGGAGCTTTTGCCATGTCCTCTGAAATCCATAGTTATTACATCATGATTTAAGAAAAAGTCTTCTGAGATTGCTTTAAAATACTTTGAATCCTTGCACATATACCAGCCGTGGGCGATTATAATAACAGAATCTCTTTTTGAATCATAATGATTAATCGCAATACTTGTATTATCTTCGGTTTCGAGAAATATTTCAGTAAAATTCATGACAAAATCTCCTTAAGTAGCACTCATAAGGTAAAGTTAGTTTTCTGTGAAATTTATATTTTATTTTTCGAGTTTTTCAAACCAGCCGGCGAGGATGCGCGAAAGGGTTTCTCTGTCCTGCACGGGAATTTTGTCTGCAATGCCGGAAATTGTTTCGTAGTAGCCTTGCCAAACTTCATCAAGTAAATCGGAACCTTTTTGGGTAATCTTAATCAGGTTTACTCGCCTGTCGCCTACTTGCGCTGAACGTTCCACGTAACCTTCTGTAATAAGCTTATCAAGCTGTTTTGTCATATTGGAAGCCGTTACGACAAGCCGTTTGCCGATTTCTATCTGACTTATACCTTCTTCTTTGCCTTGGTGTTTTACCACCATCATCATGTTGAATCTGGAAGTGCTGAGTCCGTGCTGCTTCAGATAATTTTCTATTTCTTTTTCTATAAGCGCATAAACGCAAGCCATCCCGTAAATTGAAGTTTCCACAAAATGATCTTTCTCCAAATCTATTCCGAATCGCTTAAATTGTTCCATATAATTTCTCCGAAAAAATGAAGTAACAATATTATTAC encodes:
- a CDS encoding alpha/beta fold hydrolase, translating into MNFTEIFLETEDNTSIAINHYDSKRDSVIIIAHGWYMCKDSKYFKAISEDFFLNHDVITMDFRGHGKSSGLYTFSAKEPEDLKTVVNYAKQRYSKIGLIGFSLGAAISIIHTAKYNDIDSLIAVSSPVSFDKIESRFFKKEAVIPTIEKFELFRSLSVRPGNILLNKVNPLDVVQEIVSAPVLFISGAKDPTIYPWHSQELYNKSCEKKALSIFEDDFHAEDLYINSRERFMSECNSWMSVLESELRVRV
- a CDS encoding MarR family transcriptional regulator → MEQFKRFGIDLEKDHFVETSIYGMACVYALIEKEIENYLKQHGLSTSRFNMMMVVKHQGKEEGISQIEIGKRLVVTASNMTKQLDKLITEGYVERSAQVGDRRVNLIKITQKGSDLLDEVWQGYYETISGIADKIPVQDRETLSRILAGWFEKLEK